Proteins encoded in a region of the Watersipora subatra chromosome 5, tzWatSuba1.1, whole genome shotgun sequence genome:
- the LOC137397208 gene encoding uncharacterized protein translates to MKINLWKTVRGPVVVAGDGRCDTAGHSAIYGLYSLMDCETNFILSAKLVTEVSSSNAMELEGLKRCHGEVLDAGLSIRELVTDRHKTVNAFVAKNLPSITHTFDPWHIAKGKHKA, encoded by the exons ATGAAAATTAATCTGTGGAAGACGGTGAGGGGACCTGTGGTTGTGGCAGGAGATGGAAGGTGTGACACAGCAGGGCACTCTGCCATATATGGGCTTTATAGCTTGATGGATTGTGAGACGAACTTCATCCTATCAGCAAAGCTA gtaACAGAGGTATCCAGCTCCAACGCTATGGAATTAGAGGGACTCAAGAGATGCCATGGAGAGGTATTAGACGCAGGCTTGAGCATAAGAGAGTTAGTCACGGACCGGCACAAAACTGTGAATGCCTTTGTAGCCAAGAATTTGCCTAGCATTACACATACATTTGACCCTTGGCATATTGCAAAAGGTAAACATAAAGCTTAG